DNA sequence from the Xenopus tropicalis strain Nigerian chromosome 4, UCB_Xtro_10.0, whole genome shotgun sequence genome:
acataaagtaTGTTTATCAAAGACCCCTTGtccaaaaaacccaggtcctgagtattgtGAATAACAGGTTCCAATACTTGTATAATGCAATAAGCATATATCGGGGTTTTGTGGGCAGGTAGTTTTTCCACAGTCAATGTGGCCATAAAAAGCCACTTGTGTTATCAACTTTATGCCACAACGTGGATGTAAGCAAACTAAACTACTGCTACAGGTGTTTAGCTGGGTTTTCTTTCAAGCACACTCCAATTTCCAGTTACTTATAGCTTTGAAATATAACTTCCATTTTATAAATAAGATAGCATCTTATGTTATTTAGataattaaaaatctaaactTAAGATCAAAATCTGAACTTTTAGCACTTAATTTTAGAGGTTTCCAATATGCTGATTTTTGGGGCACTGTGCATTATCCAGAGATATTATGTCACttacaatattatatttgtattgcaAACAGTTTCATCCTATTTAATCATTTAAATTCTTTTGGTCTTTGTGTCTCATAAGTTAAACTTAAGCTTTTTCCATGCACATGTAGATATCTTAGTTTCCGATGGACTAATCTGcccagtaacataaaaaaacaagaaagtcCCTTCAAGTGGGGACTTCCAGTCTTTAATTAATTAAATGCTGGTAATTTGGGTTCGAAGCCACTGTAAATGTTAGCAatgttatgggatctattgtctGTAATGCTTGGGAAATGTTGTGTGCcatgaggggtctttccataatttggagcaccatgcttaaaggcaacattttaacattaaaaaaaaaaatcaatgaccAGTGCTaggataacataataaaagtctaCTTGAGGTAAATTTCATTGCAATCAAGAAATTATGTGTGCCTTAAGTATAAAAGGCACGGAAAACAAGGAATAAAATTTTTAcattgagtacaggtatgggatccattattcggaaacccattatccagaaagttccaaattacggaaaggccatctccaacagactcctttataagcaaatagttcttaaaataatttttaaaaattattattattatttttttttttttttttaaaacagtaccttatacttaatcccaactaagatataattaatccttattggaggcaaaataatcctattgggtttatttaatgtttaaattattttttagtagacttaagatatggagattcaaactaaagaaagaccccttatccggaaaaacccaaatcccaagcattctggataacaggtcccatccctgtacaACAATAATCCAAGGCACTGCAGTCTGCCACATTAACTCAGAACAGTTATTCCAATATGAAACATTGTTTTAAAGCAGCAATATGTAACCTAAAGGCTGGTTCCTAAAAATGGGTCACCGTGATGGACCAGATTGCCACCATGTAAGTGAAATTTGCTCCTAAAATAAAAATCAGGCTTGTAACAGATAACACAATTTATAGTTAGATAGCAGATGATGACACAAGTATAAATACAGCCTCTAGCCCAAGAAAATTCTGCCTAACATCTATTTCAAGCCCCCCAGTTGCTTCCACAATTTTATACTAAGAGTATTTATCTCAGTAAACTTTTATTATTGCAATTGCTAAAAGAAAGGCATCCAAGTACTAGCACAGGTCTAAACTGTGATAGGCCCTGGCACCACTTATAAAGCTTACCTCAGAGGGTAGGGGTACCCAGAACAAATTTGAATGTATCTGGTCACCATGGTTTTTTCCTGTACTACTTTGAACTTGCTATAGCCTGCGCTTAAACTATATTTATTCCAATGATTTTGGACACCTAGAAATACTTCCAATACCTTTATAAACATGCAAGGTATGTTGTTGAGGGCAATTTATGTTCATATTAATTGTGTTAACCACTAAACTATGAGATGTTTCTTTTCAGGTCAATACTTACAAAAGGTTTCCACTTTGTTACAGATATCTGGCCTACCAGAGATACAGAAACATCTACAATTGTCAGATGAAAAGAATAGTGCTGTGATGACTGGCCATTGGTAACAACAGGAGGTCCGGAAGAAGAAACCCAAGAACTAAAACAAAAGGAGAGGCAATACTTCTCAGCAACAAAGATAGAGTAGAAACcacacaaaggcaaatctagatttgaaaaaaaaaggaaaagaagatTTGCTGAGGTTTCAGTCAAGACAAAGTCCAGGTGATCTCAGACGCCAGTTTCCAATATGTATCAGTTCTTGAATGTTGAGGGAATGCAAGTTAGAGCCAAGCTTGACCCTTGCTCAGTCTACACAATATTAAACAAGATACCCCAAGGAGCACAGCTGGGTGACAGGATTGATATTCATCCAGAGAATGAAAATGAATCGGGGGTAGGAAACCTGATTCAAGGACAAATAACCATCAACAACAAGTTAACTGAAGGGCAAATTGTTTTTATACCTCACTATCCAGAAAATATAATTGGACTGATACAAATATTTAATCTAGATATGATCAGTATCACTATGAAGAAAAAGTGTGTTAATGTTACTCCAGTAATGATTACAGGCAATAACCCAAAAAAATTAAGACAACCTTACTTAAACAAAGCACTGATGAACAGGGCAAGCTCTGTGCTTAAAAGGTGGGAGATGCAGGGAATCATAGAAAGAGATAGAAGCCCATGTAACTCCCCTATCTATCTAGACAAATGTCACAATGGTAAATTCACAATTCTATTCAATTTTCACAAGTTAAATGAATGCTCAGAAGCTATACCAGCAAAGGAAATGAACAGAAATAACTCAATAGCTAATATCGCCCTGGGAAAATACTATTCTTTTATAAAACTGCATGAAGGGCAATGGCATATTCCTCTGGATAAAGCCACAAAGTACAAGACAGCATTTACATTCAGAAGAACACAGTATGTCTGGAACCGGCTACCGCAAGGATTTAAGAACACAAGTATCATACTCCACAAAAGTCTGGGGCATATATTAGATAAACTGCCTGCTGAAATCAGAAGCAGGGTAACATATTATGTGGATGTCATACTCATAAGTGGAGACACTGAAGCAGATTGTCACAAATTCACAGCTGAACTCAAGTGCCACCTGGAAGATCACGGTTTTGAAATTCATAGAGAAAGCCTCATAGCCTGTACTCCAGTTTTGGAGTTTTTGGGAAAAGAAATACATCCAGAAGGAATCAAACTTGGCAGAACTTATTTGCAGAAAGTGCGGAATGTAAAATCTCCTCAAAGTCTATTGCAATTAAAGCAGTTACTTGGCTTACTGACTGATGCAGCAAAACATACTCCACGCTTCAGTATAATGTGTAAAGATCTCAATGTGTTACTTAGAAAAGGCAACCAATGGATTTGGGGCGCCAAAGAACAGACTGCTCTAAGAACATTGCAACAGAAAATCCTTGATAACAGAATGCTGGTTAATGGGCTCCATGATGGGGAGAAATGCACTGTGCAAATGTCGGTGCATGGTGAAGAATGGGAAGCAGAAATCCTAAACAGCAAGATGAAGCCATACCAGTTTGACTCAGGGATATGCGACTCCAACAAATATGAGCAAAATATTGGAATTCAAGAACTGACAGCTATGAGCAGAGTTTGGAAAAATTATAAGAGCCTATTAAAGGACAGAGAAATTAAATGGAGAGTTACAAGCCCCTTAGTAGCCCAGTACCAAACAAATCCAGAGAGCCTTTGTGTGAACAAAAACACTGACCTTGCATTTCTATTCAGTTCAAACCATAAGATTATAGTTCAACCACCAACTGCTCAACTATAAGTGATCCTTGAGTAACATGGGTGCACCACTACGCTTCATGACAAAGCAACACATTTAGCATAAATACACACAGCATTATGGTTTGCAGCTAAGGATATTATGTCAATTATAACAAATGTTTCTCTGCTTGATTTCTGCCCAGAAAGTACCACTGAGTATTAAACAGGGCATAATGACTTTAACTAAGCTCTAAATATTATTCATTAATTGCtttgtattaaaaacatttcTTATGCATATAGGCTTATTGTTTGGTTTATATTCCCAGTGCCACTAAATGTAACTGGTATAGTATAATTGCTCTGTGGCAAATACCTGCAGCATATATGGGAGCCTCAAGCCTAATTATTCAGAGAACATACTTATAAATCATCACAACTGTAATACTCATGTTGAacagtcataggggcacatttaataacccacgaacgggccgaatgcgtccgattgcgtttttttcgtaatgatcggtatttggcgatttttcggaaaattatcgcaactttttcgttgccattccgaatgttgtgcaaaatctggcgattttttcgtagcgttaaaacttgcgcgaaaagttgcacctttttcgtagccattccgaaagttgcgcagaatgttgcgattttttcgtagcgttcggattcattcaagcttcagtatggtgacttttcttgggccaggttggagctgcagggtgccattgagtcctatgggaggcttccaaaatcatgctaagtctgaaagtttcgcccgccgcttacgagcgctcaatacgaaaaagtcgcgacaagatacgagcgaatcgtaatggctacgaaaaactcgctttttttgcg
Encoded proteins:
- the LOC105947003 gene encoding uncharacterized protein LOC105947003 encodes the protein MYQFLNVEGMQVRAKLDPCSVYTILNKIPQGAQLGDRIDIHPENENESGVGNLIQGQITINNKLTEGQIVFIPHYPENIIGLIQIFNLDMISITMKKKCVNVTPVMITGNNPKKLRQPYLNKALMNRASSVLKRWEMQGIIERDRSPCNSPIYLDKCHNGKFTILFNFHKLNECSEAIPAKEMNRNNSIANIALGKYYSFIKLHEGQWHIPLDKATKYKTAFTFRRTQYVWNRLPQGFKNTSIILHKSLGHILDKLPAEIRSRVTYYVDVILISGDTEADCHKFTAELKCHLEDHGFEIHRESLIACTPVLEFLGKEIHPEGIKLGRTYLQKVRNVKSPQSLLQLKQLLGLLTDAAKHTPRFSIMCKDLNVLLRKGNQWIWGAKEQTALRTLQQKILDNRMLVNGLHDGEKCTVQMSVHGEEWEAEILNSKMKPYQFDSGICDSNKYEQNIGIQELTAMSRVWKNYKSLLKDREIKWRVTSPLVAQYQTNPESLCVNKNTDLAFLFSSNHKIIVQPPTAQL